A window from Burkholderiales bacterium encodes these proteins:
- a CDS encoding putative nickel-responsive regulator, with protein MERFTISLDERLAREFDEFIRVRGYQNRSEAIRDLLRRHLEEQRLRSGDAPFCTASLSYIYNHHERELAERLTHKQHAHHDLCVSTMHVHLDHEHCLETVVLRGPTAAVRQFAESVMAERGVRHGSLNLVPVDLETADAAHQHFHTRPKT; from the coding sequence ATGGAACGCTTCACGATTTCGCTCGATGAGCGCCTTGCCCGGGAATTCGACGAGTTCATCCGGGTGCGCGGCTACCAGAATCGCTCCGAGGCGATCAGAGATCTGCTGCGCCGGCACCTGGAAGAGCAGCGCCTGCGCTCCGGGGATGCACCTTTTTGCACTGCCAGCCTGTCGTATATCTACAACCATCACGAGCGGGAGCTCGCCGAGCGCCTGACCCACAAGCAGCACGCTCACCACGACTTGTGCGTGTCGACGATGCACGTGCACCTGGATCACGAGCATTGCCTGGAGACCGTGGTCCTGCGCGGCCCGACCGCGGCGGTGAGGCAGTTCGCGGAAAGCGTCATGGCGGAGCGCGGCGTGCGCCATGGTAGCCTCAACCTCGTTCCCGTGGACCTGGAGACGGCGGACGCCGCCCATCAACATTTCCACACTCGCCCCAAGACTTAG
- a CDS encoding TonB-dependent receptor translates to MIGLEKGIDKMGMKNPHHGGPIPASLVLWLLAGLGLGWTQPVLAGGIPTLTLEPVEVTASREDLIGTADSANVGTVNRAQLEAHPVYRVGEVLEETPGLILTQHSGEGKANQYFLRGFNLDHGTDLAIFVDGMPVNLRSHSHGQGWSDLNFMIPELVSSLQYKKGPYYPEEGDFAAAGAVHIHYADALPQGVASLGGGSGGYGRLLVANSPKWGEGHLLYALELFHNDGPWTHPDDYKKVNAVLRYSQGTALNGFNLTAMAYHGTWNATDQVAKRAVDSGLIGRFDALDPTDGGEASRYSLSGAWKRTAGNSVTQANAYLVRSKLSLFSNFTYFLDDPVNGDQFEQPDSRVFWGMNASHTWLGNWNGREVENTIGLQVRNDNIFNGLFKTRQRETLSTVRQDHVTEGSLGVYFQNRTQWLEKFRTVAGIRGDFYRAKVESDNPANSGEVSASIANPQLSLVFGPWAKTEYYVNLGGGFHSNDARGATITVTPGNGPNANLPQEKAPLLVRAKGAEVGLRSAIVPGLQSSLAVFLLDFDSELVFVGDAGTTEAGRPSRRVGFEFANYYAPTSWLTIDADFAYARARFRNADPAGDRIPGAVEGVASIGLSVDHLGPYFGALRLRYFGPRALIEDNSVRSDSTTLVEARVGYRIDKNLRVALDIHNLLNSRDDQIAYFYASRLPGEPAQGVSDIHFHPVEPRSYRLTLIANF, encoded by the coding sequence GTGATCGGTTTGGAGAAGGGGATCGACAAAATGGGCATGAAAAACCCACACCATGGGGGCCCTATCCCGGCTAGCCTTGTTCTGTGGCTTCTGGCTGGCCTCGGTTTGGGGTGGACGCAACCCGTCCTAGCGGGCGGCATCCCCACCTTGACGCTGGAACCCGTGGAAGTCACGGCCAGCCGCGAGGATCTCATCGGGACTGCCGATTCTGCGAACGTGGGAACGGTGAACCGGGCTCAGCTGGAAGCCCACCCGGTGTATCGAGTGGGGGAAGTGCTGGAGGAAACCCCCGGGCTGATCCTGACGCAGCACAGCGGGGAGGGCAAGGCGAACCAGTACTTTCTGCGCGGCTTCAACCTGGACCACGGCACCGATCTTGCGATTTTCGTGGACGGCATGCCGGTCAATCTGCGCTCCCATTCCCATGGCCAGGGATGGTCGGATCTCAATTTCATGATTCCGGAGCTGGTGAGTAGCCTCCAATACAAGAAAGGGCCCTACTACCCGGAGGAAGGAGATTTCGCGGCCGCCGGCGCGGTGCATATCCATTACGCCGATGCCCTGCCCCAGGGGGTGGCGTCCTTAGGCGGGGGCAGCGGCGGCTATGGACGCTTACTCGTGGCCAATTCTCCCAAATGGGGCGAGGGCCATCTGCTGTACGCGCTAGAGCTCTTTCATAACGACGGCCCCTGGACGCATCCGGACGATTACAAGAAAGTCAACGCCGTGTTGCGCTACAGCCAGGGCACGGCACTGAATGGGTTTAACCTGACCGCCATGGCCTACCACGGAACCTGGAACGCCACCGACCAGGTGGCGAAGCGCGCCGTGGACTCCGGCCTGATCGGGCGCTTCGACGCGCTGGATCCCACCGATGGGGGCGAGGCTTCCCGCTATAGCCTGTCCGGGGCCTGGAAGCGCACCGCCGGCAATTCGGTCACCCAGGCCAATGCGTATCTGGTCAGGAGCAAACTCAGTCTATTTTCGAATTTCACTTATTTTCTCGACGACCCCGTGAACGGCGATCAATTCGAGCAGCCCGACAGCCGCGTTTTCTGGGGAATGAACGCGAGCCACACCTGGCTTGGCAACTGGAACGGACGGGAGGTGGAAAACACCATCGGGCTGCAGGTGCGCAATGACAACATCTTCAACGGATTGTTCAAGACTCGCCAGCGGGAGACGCTCTCCACCGTCCGTCAAGATCACGTCACCGAGGGCAGCCTCGGCGTGTATTTCCAGAACCGCACTCAATGGCTGGAGAAATTCCGCACCGTGGCAGGGATACGCGGCGATTTTTATCGCGCCAAGGTCGAGTCCGACAATCCGGCCAACTCGGGCGAGGTGAGCGCCAGCATCGCCAACCCGCAATTGAGCTTGGTTTTCGGTCCCTGGGCAAAGACCGAGTACTACGTCAATCTGGGGGGTGGATTCCACAGCAACGACGCGCGCGGCGCCACGATCACCGTCACCCCGGGGAACGGCCCCAACGCCAACCTGCCCCAAGAGAAAGCGCCGCTGCTGGTGCGCGCCAAGGGAGCCGAGGTCGGCCTGCGCAGCGCGATCGTGCCGGGTTTGCAGAGCTCTCTGGCCGTTTTCCTGCTGGACTTTGACTCCGAGCTGGTCTTTGTCGGCGATGCCGGAACCACCGAGGCGGGCCGTCCCAGCCGCCGCGTCGGCTTCGAGTTCGCCAACTACTACGCCCCCACCTCGTGGCTGACCATCGATGCGGACTTCGCCTACGCGCGGGCGAGGTTCAGAAACGCCGATCCTGCGGGAGATCGCATCCCCGGGGCGGTGGAGGGGGTTGCGTCGATCGGCCTGTCGGTGGATCACCTGGGCCCTTATTTCGGCGCGCTGCGGCTGCGGTATTTCGGTCCGCGGGCCTTGATCGAGGACAACAGCGTGCGCTCCGATTCCACCACCCTGGTGGAAGCCCGGGTGGGATACAGGATCGACAAAAACCTCCGGGTGGCGTTGGACATCCACAATCTGTTGAACTCCCGGGACGATCAGATCGCTTACTTTTATGCCTCCCGCTTGCCGGGCGAGCCGGCGCAAGGGGTGAGCGACATCCACTTCCATCCCGTGGAGCCGAGATCCTACCGCTTGACGCTGATCGCCAATTTCTAG
- a CDS encoding PAS domain-containing sensor histidine kinase, which translates to MKARHKQERSTAGRALPERSVIPENLGEVGESVWIDVIRKMDEVYSELLQYEVALEQKNAELEETQQFLFSVLTSMSDILIVCDRKGAIQEVNRALVKLVGREAAALRGVCVLELLADKASRERAAQFIHHLHGEGLTDCELQFRATDGTAIPVAVNWTPRYNTVGKAVGMVLVGRPVGELKRAYQALREAHEDLKRTQQQLVHSEKMASLGLLVAGVAHELNNPISFVLGNVHALKRYVGRLWTYLEAVHAGAPEARLAELRRSLRIDRILEDLNPLIEGTIEGAERTRDIVDALKRFSAADSNENVRFNLREVLERSVRWVIKASGTHLQVVMDVPPEIPVMGSAGQMQQVIVNLVQNAVDSVGRKENARLEITGRAKDGRIEIAFHDNGPGIPEQYLPRVFDPFFTTKPVGKGTGLGLSISYGIVERHGGRLCAANHPEGGAVFTLALPLA; encoded by the coding sequence ATGAAGGCCCGGCACAAACAGGAGCGATCGACAGCAGGGCGCGCTCTGCCCGAGCGGTCCGTGATTCCGGAAAACCTCGGCGAAGTCGGCGAATCCGTGTGGATCGACGTGATCCGCAAGATGGACGAGGTCTACAGCGAACTGTTGCAGTACGAGGTGGCGCTGGAGCAGAAGAACGCCGAGCTGGAGGAAACCCAGCAGTTCCTCTTCAGCGTCCTCACTTCCATGTCCGACATCCTCATCGTGTGCGACCGGAAAGGAGCGATCCAGGAGGTGAACCGCGCGCTCGTCAAGCTGGTGGGACGCGAGGCCGCGGCGTTGCGGGGCGTGTGCGTGCTGGAGCTGCTCGCTGACAAGGCTTCCCGGGAGCGGGCGGCTCAGTTTATTCACCACCTCCACGGGGAAGGCCTGACGGATTGCGAGCTGCAGTTCCGGGCGACCGATGGCACGGCGATCCCGGTCGCTGTGAACTGGACGCCTCGCTACAACACGGTGGGCAAGGCGGTGGGCATGGTGCTGGTGGGGCGCCCGGTGGGGGAACTCAAGCGCGCCTATCAAGCATTGCGGGAAGCGCATGAGGACTTGAAACGTACCCAGCAGCAGTTGGTGCATTCGGAGAAAATGGCCTCTCTGGGCCTGTTGGTGGCCGGGGTGGCCCACGAGCTCAACAATCCCATCAGCTTCGTCCTGGGCAATGTGCATGCCCTCAAGCGCTATGTCGGCCGCCTCTGGACCTATCTGGAAGCCGTGCATGCCGGTGCGCCCGAGGCCAGACTCGCCGAGCTGCGCCGCAGCCTGCGCATCGATCGGATCCTGGAGGACTTGAACCCCCTGATCGAAGGCACTATCGAGGGCGCCGAGCGCACCCGCGACATCGTCGATGCCCTGAAACGCTTTTCCGCTGCGGACAGCAATGAAAACGTGCGCTTTAACCTCCGGGAAGTCCTGGAGCGGTCGGTGCGCTGGGTGATCAAGGCTTCGGGCACCCACCTGCAGGTCGTGATGGACGTTCCGCCCGAGATCCCGGTCATGGGCTCCGCGGGCCAGATGCAGCAGGTGATCGTCAATCTCGTGCAAAACGCGGTCGACAGCGTCGGCAGGAAAGAGAATGCGCGGCTGGAGATCACGGGCCGGGCGAAGGACGGCCGCATCGAGATCGCTTTCCACGACAACGGCCCCGGCATTCCCGAACAGTACCTTCCCCGCGTGTTCGACCCGTTTTTTACCACCAAGCCGGTGGGCAAGGGCACGGGGTTGGGGCTGTCCATCAGCTACGGCATCGTCGAGCGTCACGGGGGGCGGCTTTGCGCCGCCAATCATCCTGAAGGGGGCGCGGTCTTCACCTTGGCCTTGCCCTTGGCGTGA
- a CDS encoding nickel/cobalt efflux system has protein sequence MEVLQTNGLALMVLAFTLGLKHGLDADHLATIDGLTRFNARANPRLARFCGFLFSLGHGAVVLAVALMVGTLAQRWRIPVWMEEVGSWISIVFLLLLGILNLTAVLKTDPSEVVRTVGLKGRFLGRLQRTGNPLLIALVGAAFALSFDTLSQAALFALTGAQFGGPWYSLVLGLLFMLGMMVTDGVNGLWISRLIQRADETARIASRVMGLVVSSLSLGVAGFGIARYFFPAVDQWSQGKELAFGAIVIVVVAASFALALRLARPSSARFDVDGEKRRIFSLTVRRI, from the coding sequence TTGGAAGTCTTACAGACGAACGGGCTCGCCTTGATGGTTCTGGCGTTTACGCTCGGATTGAAGCATGGGCTCGACGCAGACCACCTGGCCACGATCGACGGCCTGACCCGCTTCAACGCCCGGGCAAACCCAAGGCTTGCGCGGTTCTGCGGTTTCCTGTTCTCGCTCGGCCACGGGGCGGTGGTCCTGGCGGTCGCCTTGATGGTGGGCACGCTCGCCCAGCGATGGCGGATTCCGGTCTGGATGGAGGAGGTGGGAAGCTGGATTTCCATCGTTTTTCTGCTTCTCCTGGGAATACTCAACCTCACGGCAGTCCTCAAGACCGACCCCAGCGAAGTGGTGCGCACCGTCGGGCTCAAGGGGCGTTTTCTCGGCCGCCTGCAGAGGACCGGAAATCCGCTGCTCATCGCCCTGGTCGGCGCAGCCTTTGCCCTTTCTTTCGATACGCTCAGCCAGGCCGCGCTGTTTGCGCTCACAGGCGCCCAGTTCGGCGGTCCCTGGTATTCGCTGGTGCTGGGGCTTTTATTCATGCTCGGCATGATGGTGACCGACGGCGTGAATGGGCTTTGGATCTCGCGCCTGATCCAGCGGGCGGACGAGACGGCGCGCATTGCCTCGCGGGTGATGGGGCTGGTGGTTTCCAGCCTGAGCCTGGGGGTGGCGGGCTTCGGCATCGCCCGATACTTCTTTCCGGCGGTGGACCAGTGGAGTCAGGGCAAGGAGCTTGCTTTCGGGGCCATTGTGATCGTTGTGGTCGCGGCGAGTTTCGCGTTGGCCTTGCGCCTCGCGCGGCCGTCTTCGGCGCGTTTTGACGTGGACGGGGAAAAGCGCCGAATTTTTTCCCTAACGGTAAGAAGAATTTAA
- a CDS encoding biopolymer transporter ExbD, whose product MMAFSTLSEDDDLNAEINTTPLVDIMLVLLILFIITIPVMHHAVKIDLPRATSQPNEAKPQTITISIDTLGQVYWNEQPLDRAALPGRFAEAAKREPQPEVHIRADRKTLYENVVEVMSDAQASGLRRIGFVTEPIPNHP is encoded by the coding sequence ATGATGGCTTTCTCGACACTGAGCGAAGACGACGATCTCAACGCCGAGATCAACACCACGCCGCTGGTGGACATCATGCTGGTGCTGCTGATTCTCTTTATCATCACCATTCCAGTCATGCACCACGCGGTGAAGATCGACTTGCCGCGTGCCACCAGCCAGCCCAACGAAGCAAAACCGCAGACCATCACGATCAGCATCGACACGCTGGGGCAAGTGTACTGGAATGAGCAACCCCTTGACCGGGCCGCCTTGCCGGGGCGCTTTGCCGAGGCGGCAAAGCGCGAACCGCAACCGGAAGTGCACATCCGAGCCGATCGCAAAACGCTCTATGAAAACGTCGTCGAAGTGATGTCAGATGCGCAAGCCAGCGGGCTGAGGCGGATCGGCTTCGTGACTGAACCGATCCCCAATCATCCTTGA
- the degP gene encoding 2-alkenal reductase: MRTRGFSPFSAPVLLIIAAALVLIAWQLWPWIESSVLGTDAAPRLVTPRGNLADDEKATIELFEQTKDSVVFISTRERVMDLWTRNIFTIPRGTGSGFIWDEKGHVVTNYHVIAGASEARVRLSDGRDYSAALVGASPAHDLAVLRIGVSVNRPPPVLIGTSHDLKVGQKVFAIGNPFGLDWTLTTGIVSALDRSLPAGDGESLIEHLIQTDAAINPGNSGGPLLDSAGRLIGVNTAIYSPSGAYAGVGFAVPVDTVNRVVPQLIAHGKYVRPALGIQVDEGLNRVMTERLGVQGVLVLRVTPGSSAEAAGLRAARVQPDGRFVPGDIITGINDQPVDSVAKLLSRLEDFQVGDTVKLNLLRDGHPVDVQVTLQAGS, encoded by the coding sequence ATGCGTACCCGCGGTTTCTCGCCATTTTCTGCGCCAGTCCTGCTGATCATCGCTGCTGCTCTCGTCCTGATCGCCTGGCAGCTCTGGCCGTGGATTGAATCGAGCGTCCTGGGGACCGATGCCGCGCCGAGGCTCGTCACGCCGCGAGGCAATCTGGCTGACGACGAAAAAGCCACCATCGAGCTGTTCGAGCAGACCAAGGACTCCGTGGTGTTCATTAGCACCCGAGAACGGGTCATGGACCTGTGGACGCGTAACATTTTCACCATCCCCCGGGGCACGGGATCGGGTTTCATCTGGGATGAGAAGGGCCACGTGGTAACTAATTACCACGTGATCGCCGGGGCATCGGAAGCACGCGTGCGCTTGAGTGACGGCCGGGACTATAGCGCAGCCCTGGTGGGGGCGAGCCCGGCCCATGACCTGGCGGTATTGCGCATCGGGGTGAGCGTAAACCGCCCTCCGCCCGTCCTCATCGGCACGAGCCACGACCTCAAAGTGGGGCAAAAGGTGTTCGCCATCGGCAATCCCTTTGGGCTGGACTGGACCCTCACCACAGGCATCGTCTCCGCCCTGGACCGGTCGCTGCCCGCCGGAGACGGCGAAAGTCTCATCGAGCACTTGATCCAGACCGATGCCGCCATCAATCCTGGCAACTCGGGCGGGCCGCTGCTGGACTCCGCCGGCCGGCTGATCGGCGTCAACACCGCCATCTATAGCCCTTCGGGGGCCTACGCCGGGGTGGGCTTCGCTGTTCCGGTGGACACCGTGAACCGGGTCGTGCCCCAGCTCATCGCCCACGGCAAGTATGTGCGTCCCGCCCTCGGCATCCAGGTGGACGAAGGCCTCAACCGGGTCATGACCGAGCGCCTGGGCGTGCAAGGGGTGCTGGTGTTGCGGGTGACGCCCGGCTCATCCGCGGAAGCCGCGGGGCTCAGAGCGGCAAGGGTGCAACCCGACGGCCGCTTCGTCCCGGGCGACATCATCACCGGCATTAACGACCAGCCCGTGGACAGCGTGGCTAAGCTCCTTTCCCGGCTGGAGGACTTTCAGGTCGGCGACACGGTGAAATTGAACCTGTTGCGCGACGGCCACCCGGTCGACGTACAGGTCACGCTTCAAGCGGGAAGTTAA
- a CDS encoding ABC transporter permease, with protein MHERPAEENRPPARASVILPAGAAPEARLLLIGRGMRALCDGYVAVLLPAYLLALGFGTWEVGLLSTATLLGSALATLAVGAWGHRFHHRSLLLGAALLMTATGLAFAGLSAFWPLLLVAFVGTLNPSSGDVSVFLPLEHARLAEAAQGHARTALFARYSLTGALAAALGALAAAVPDGLAGLGIDRLATLRIMFVVYGAVGFAIWRLYARLPRPPIQGEPHPAAPLGPSRPIVIKLAALFSVDAFAGGLIVHSLLALWLFERFELSLTAAGAFFFWAGLLTALSQLAAPWVARRIGLLNTMVFTHIPASLALIAAAFASRLEIALGLLLLRAALSQMDVPVRSAYVMAVVTPPERAAAASYTAVPRSLAAALSPSLGGALFAAGWLSAPLVACGVLKIFYDLALLKAFHRVRPAH; from the coding sequence GTGCACGAGCGCCCCGCCGAAGAAAACCGCCCTCCCGCCCGAGCGAGCGTGATCCTGCCCGCCGGCGCCGCACCCGAGGCGCGCCTGCTGCTCATCGGACGCGGCATGCGGGCGCTCTGCGACGGGTACGTCGCCGTGCTGCTGCCCGCTTACCTGCTGGCGCTGGGTTTTGGCACCTGGGAGGTGGGGCTGCTCAGCACCGCCACCCTGCTGGGATCGGCCCTCGCCACCCTGGCCGTGGGCGCCTGGGGACATCGTTTTCACCACCGCAGCCTGCTGCTCGGGGCGGCCCTGCTGATGACCGCCACGGGGCTCGCCTTCGCCGGCCTGTCCGCGTTCTGGCCGCTGCTCCTGGTCGCCTTCGTCGGGACCTTGAACCCCAGCTCGGGGGATGTGAGCGTCTTCCTGCCCTTGGAGCACGCCCGCCTAGCGGAGGCCGCCCAGGGTCACGCCCGCACCGCGCTGTTCGCCCGTTACAGCCTGACCGGCGCGCTCGCCGCCGCCCTCGGCGCGCTCGCCGCCGCCGTGCCGGACGGCCTGGCTGGGCTGGGGATCGACCGCCTGGCCACGCTGCGGATCATGTTCGTCGTCTACGGCGCGGTGGGTTTCGCGATCTGGAGGCTGTACGCGCGGTTACCGAGGCCGCCGATCCAGGGCGAGCCCCACCCGGCCGCACCCCTCGGGCCCTCGCGCCCCATCGTCATCAAGCTAGCAGCGTTGTTTTCGGTTGATGCCTTTGCCGGCGGGCTGATCGTGCACTCACTGCTGGCCTTGTGGCTGTTCGAGCGCTTCGAGCTGTCGCTCACGGCGGCCGGCGCATTCTTCTTCTGGGCGGGGCTTCTCACCGCCCTCTCCCAGCTCGCCGCGCCGTGGGTGGCCCGGCGCATTGGCCTGCTCAACACCATGGTGTTTACCCACATTCCCGCCAGCCTGGCCCTCATCGCGGCAGCGTTCGCGTCCCGCTTGGAGATCGCGCTGGGCCTGCTGCTGCTGCGCGCGGCGCTTTCCCAGATGGACGTGCCGGTCCGCTCCGCCTACGTCATGGCTGTCGTCACCCCACCGGAACGGGCCGCGGCGGCGAGCTACACCGCCGTGCCCCGGAGCCTGGCCGCGGCGCTGAGCCCCTCCCTGGGCGGTGCCTTGTTCGCCGCCGGGTGGCTCTCAGCGCCGCTGGTGGCGTGCGGCGTGCTGAAGATCTTCTATGACCTGGCGCTGCTCAAGGCCTTCCATCGGGTGAGGCCGGCCCACTAA
- a CDS encoding transporter MotA/TolQ/ExbB proton channel family protein — translation MKGEIVNNPYGLINLWSQGDGVMRGVALLLLTMSVLSWYVMLMRGWQALRMNRLANIAERSLRDAQALSDLGSRLEPAPDNAFRRVIDAAAICLQLHPVMRARGDAAPPGAEWLASHLRQAIDDASARLQSGLGLLASISSTAPFIGLFGTVWGIYHALIGIGIAGQASIEKVAGPVGEALIMTALGLAVAIPATFGYNAAVRNNKALLARLRRFSHDVYTFAITGMTRHLPETHRDGAFVHVVSIDAR, via the coding sequence ATGAAGGGGGAAATCGTGAACAATCCTTACGGGCTAATCAATTTGTGGTCGCAGGGCGATGGGGTCATGCGGGGTGTCGCCCTCCTGCTGCTCACCATGTCCGTACTGTCCTGGTACGTGATGCTGATGCGCGGCTGGCAGGCGCTCCGCATGAACCGCCTGGCCAATATCGCCGAGCGTTCCCTGCGCGATGCGCAAGCGCTGTCCGACCTTGGGTCTCGACTTGAGCCTGCACCAGACAACGCCTTCCGGCGGGTGATCGACGCGGCCGCGATCTGCCTTCAACTACACCCGGTCATGCGGGCGCGCGGCGACGCAGCCCCACCGGGTGCCGAGTGGCTGGCCAGCCACCTGCGCCAGGCGATCGATGACGCCTCTGCGCGCTTGCAGAGCGGGCTTGGTTTGCTCGCCTCGATCAGCAGTACCGCGCCATTCATCGGCCTGTTCGGCACAGTGTGGGGCATCTACCACGCCCTCATCGGCATCGGCATAGCGGGACAGGCCAGCATCGAAAAAGTGGCTGGCCCGGTGGGCGAAGCGCTGATCATGACGGCGCTGGGCCTGGCGGTGGCCATTCCGGCCACCTTTGGTTACAACGCGGCAGTACGCAACAACAAGGCCTTGCTTGCGCGGCTGCGCCGCTTTTCCCATGACGTTTACACCTTCGCCATCACCGGCATGACACGACACTTGCCTGAAACCCACCGTGACGGGGCCTTCGTACACGTGGTATCGATTGACGCGCGGTGA
- a CDS encoding ISL3 family transposase has translation MRDIELYAQILGLRSPWKVAEVQLLREAEEVRVHVVPEPGATWTCPYCGRPSPGYDSRRRRWRHLDTCQYKTVLEADVPRVRCAEHGVVTVSVPWAEPGSGFTALFEALIIDWLKEASTQAVARQLKLSWHAIDRVMQRAVQRGMARRKVSSPQYPSVDETAFARRHEYVTVVTDQERGVVLHVADERKTESLAAYYAELSDEQKARIQAVAMDMWPAYIRATEAHIPQAEEKIAFDKFHVAKYLSEAVDKVRRQEHRSLLAVGEDCLKGSKYDWLTNPANRTCAQQNRFRALRDSSLKTARAWAIKEFAMGLWHYNSRTWAAKGWARWLAWAVRSRLEPVKRTAATIKKHLWGIINAVVLKVHNGHAESINSRIQRMKSRARGFRNRERFRNAIYFHLGGLDLYPAQVGNW, from the coding sequence ATGAGAGACATAGAGCTGTACGCCCAGATTCTTGGATTGCGGTCGCCGTGGAAGGTGGCCGAGGTGCAGTTGCTGCGCGAAGCCGAGGAGGTTCGGGTTCACGTCGTGCCGGAGCCTGGCGCGACGTGGACGTGTCCGTACTGTGGTCGGCCAAGCCCCGGCTATGACAGCCGGCGGCGCCGATGGCGGCATCTGGATACCTGCCAGTACAAGACGGTGCTGGAGGCGGACGTGCCGCGGGTGCGGTGTGCGGAGCACGGCGTGGTGACGGTGTCTGTGCCGTGGGCCGAGCCGGGTTCGGGCTTCACGGCTTTGTTCGAGGCGCTGATCATCGACTGGCTGAAAGAGGCGAGTACCCAGGCGGTGGCGCGGCAATTGAAGCTGAGCTGGCATGCCATCGACAGGGTGATGCAACGCGCAGTGCAACGGGGCATGGCCCGGCGCAAGGTGAGTTCGCCTCAGTATCCGAGTGTGGACGAGACGGCTTTTGCCCGGCGCCATGAATACGTGACGGTGGTGACCGACCAGGAGCGTGGTGTGGTGCTGCACGTGGCGGATGAGCGCAAGACGGAGAGCCTGGCGGCGTACTACGCCGAGCTGAGCGATGAGCAGAAGGCCCGTATCCAGGCGGTGGCGATGGACATGTGGCCGGCCTATATCCGCGCCACCGAGGCGCACATCCCGCAGGCCGAAGAGAAGATCGCCTTCGATAAGTTTCATGTCGCAAAGTATCTGAGCGAGGCGGTGGACAAGGTGCGTCGACAGGAGCATCGCAGCCTGCTGGCCGTGGGCGAAGACTGCCTCAAGGGCAGCAAATATGACTGGCTCACCAATCCGGCCAATAGGACGTGCGCGCAGCAGAATCGGTTTCGTGCATTGCGCGACAGTAGCCTGAAGACGGCGCGTGCCTGGGCCATCAAGGAATTTGCCATGGGCCTGTGGCACTACAACAGCCGCACCTGGGCCGCCAAAGGCTGGGCGCGCTGGCTGGCCTGGGCGGTGCGCAGCCGGCTGGAACCGGTAAAAAGAACGGCTGCGACCATCAAGAAACATCTGTGGGGCATCATCAACGCCGTCGTTTTGAAGGTGCACAACGGCCATGCCGAGAGCATCAACAGCCGCATCCAGCGCATGAAGAGCCGGGCGCGGGGCTTTCGCAATCGAGAGCGCTTCCGCAATGCCATCTACTTTCATCTCGGCGGCCTCGACCTATACCCGGCTCAGGTCGGAAATTGGTGA